The Nicotiana sylvestris chromosome 6, ASM39365v2, whole genome shotgun sequence genomic sequence CAgtaaacatgaccgagcgaaccatatgcgcttatcaaatctattataacttcaAACTTTATATGCCACAAGGCACTATTGTAACCAAATacatttaaataatttaaatatctaAAATAAGCCAACTTCAAAACTTTATTCGTGGTAACCAATAaaatactgctaagttattattaaaaacatctgaatcttaacccaccgactgtgtctatgaagcctctactgataaattgacgcactgctcaggacatgagattttctggccagttctctaagtaaacaaagaaataactaaataaagatgactctaAAGAATattccacgaacaaaagcggagctcaccaatagcactggaaggGAGGGAAGTCCTAAACTATAGCCTGCTCGCTTACAAAActggttcctacgttgtaccgcagaccaacataggttcccaaaagagaacgtcagtaccatccagtGTACTCAGTGAGTTTCAACGATAGGGGACTAAACTTTAATACAATACACATTACGAGCAAAGAATCTGAATGCATAAAAAACATAAAGCCTCTAAgaacaattctaaaataattgcataatagcagtgtatgaatattctaaaagaaattcttttctttttctaaaaatattacttctctttatactttgggagttccaaatATTCTGACTTAATTCTGTCTTAGTCACCGAGTGATCGGCAcaggttcgatcccaacctgatcgaataggcccaatccacgaggtgtcactcgcttcatggttctcagcacTCATGTGTCATACCTTAGCATGACTAAGTAgattctcagcaacgagaccctcggctcgtgtgctccctactttggcacaagtagtttcaggaagtcaacaccttggtcaggaccctcggcctggacgatgacccttTCTAAGAATAAAGGATATTcccaaaaaaaatttctttctaaaacttcttcttgtgaattttcaagtctaaatcttttataCATAATCATACCGGTATCCTTAAATGTAAGGCatgacataagaatgaaataaacattcaaAAGTATTTATAAAGATTCTTGCtccttcatgaattttcaacatgaaaatggcatataagaataacacaaaaatctgagAATTTATGCACATATAATAAAATGATCATCTAAACTTTAGCTAAaaaataattctaagctaataggtTCTTACCTACTCCAATTAAGTATATATTAACTCTTTTATGCAATTGATCAAACACTttgtatgcgtgcttttgtgagttaaaccactttagcaAAGGGTTATATCGACTTacctcaaaacttctcgagccaataTGTAAGCCCCAGTGACACCAGTCAAACAAccgattctacaacaaccagtgcattttaattaattttaaagtttcacaCCTAAACATGAAATTTATTATTGATATAGAGAAAGAAGGGGattaactattcaattcttacctaATACTACTATAGGATAATTGACAATAGGGAATTCTATATACCTAAGTTCAAGAATTAGTGATTTGTAAAGAACCTTAGAACTTCCTGTTGCCTACGTGAGTATTGAGTAACAAGGCTGCCTCTGCTCTGTTTTGTAGCGTTCTGTTTCTCTTTTCCGTATAATATTTGCGTGAAAGAACTGAAGGTTTAAACTTCTGTTTTGTTCGTATAAGAGTTCTTAGCAGTGACTTGTTTAAGGCTTTTTGTTTTTAGCCTTTTTTTATCTTGCCTTTTGAAAGACAGATAcgttcctctctttttctttgtataAGACTTTAAGCCTTTGTTTACAACAGCCCCTTTATGGGCTTTTAGGTtaatttctcttcttttttttacttaactaataattaataatacccacttttaataactaacaatattaaaactattaatatatttttaattgtatatccaattatatatatatatatatatatcactataggcaagataaaaataataaaaatagtaataatttagttctatagttaGCGTGTCTCAAAACTTTTATAAGTTTAAGGAGTGTTACAGGATCCAGGATCTACAACCTTCAGAGGGAGATAGCCACCATTTCTCAAGGTACATCTAGCATTTCAGTATATCATTCTAGGTTTAAGTCACTTTGGGATGAATATAATTCCATGATTCCTTCTCTTCCTGTTACGGCTGGAACTAGAGATTTTATCGAACACTTGGAGCAACAGAAACTTTTTCAGTTCTTAATGGGCTTAAATGAATCCTATAATGCAATTATGATTCAGATTTTACTTCAATCCCCATCACCTTCTGTCAGACGTGCCTATGCAATgctaataaataaagaaaatcagaaaagaGTATTTGAGAATAATTCATATGCTAATGTGACAAATAAAGTAAATGATTCTAATGCTCTTATGAGTTCTAGAGATAGTCAGTCAAAGTTTAAGAGGTTCAATAATTTATACTGTGAGTATTGTCAAAAGAAAGGACATACAAGAGATACATGTTACAATGTTGGATATCCATCTGGTTTCAAGGGGAAGAAATCACAGCAGTATAGGCAAGCTAACATGGCTATGAGTGATAGCAGTTCTAGCAAAAATGCTGTTGCAAATCAGGATAATGCAAGGATGAGTCAAGGAATGATCAACTTCTTTACTGATGAGCAATACAACCAGATCATGAAGATGATAAGCAAGGACAAATCAGAGGAACATGTAGCAAATATGGTTGGTAATGCTAATTCTCAATCTCTAGAGGATCTGTTTGATTACTGGATTGTAGATACTGGTGCCACTGACCATTTGGCATCTAATAGTGATATGTTGAAAACAATGACTGGATTACCTGACTCAAGTAAAGGTAATGTGAACCTCCCAAATGGTAAGACAATGCCTATCATTTGCAAAGGAAGTTACAAACTTACAAATTATGATATGATACATGATGTGTTGTGTGTGCCTGACTTTAAATACAACTTGTTGTCTGTGTCAAAATTAACTAAGGAGCTGCAATGCTCAGTTAGTTTTTTCCAAATATTTTGTGTATTTTAGGACCTATACACTGGGAAAGTGAAGGGGATTGGTAAGGAGAAGGGTGGTCTCTATCTACTGATTCCTAAAGGGTGCAACAGAAATAAAATGGCACAAAGGATCAGTAGTTGTCTTGTAGAAGGAATGCAAGCAGACTTCACTACTTGGCATAGAAGGCTTGGGCATGTGCCAATTAAAGTCATGAAGCAGTTAGATTTCCTTAAAGGCAAGAAGTTTTCTGATTGTGAACTCAATAATTGTACTGTGTGTCCTTTAGCTAGGCATACAAGGAAACCATTTCCTTTAAGTAGCAATAGAGCTGAAGAAATATTTCATTTGATTCATGTAGACATTTGGGGTCCATATAGAGTGCCTACATATAATGGAAATAGATATTTTCTGACTCTTGTTGATGATCACTCCAAGATAATTTGGATTTTTCTAATGAAATTGAAAAATGATactgttgttgtgttaaaatccTTTCTTAAAATGGTATATACACAGTTTTGCAAGAATGTTAAAGTGCTAAGAACTGACAATGGTGCAGAGTTCTTTAGTTATGAATGTCAAGATTATTTGATAGATAATGGTATTTTGCATCAAAGCAGCTGTCCACATACTCCACCGCAGAATGGAGTAGTGGAAAGAAGACATAGGCATGTCCTAGAGGTGGCGAGGGATCTGagatttcattttccttttattcagaaacagtgtactgttatttcttcagactttgtatgtaacAGTCTTAGACGGtatgtgacactgtgacaccaggttttgggtaatTTAAAGCTTAGGTAGTTGTAATAGATATAGATTTCAGCTATTTCAAGGCAGCATTCCTTTGCAATTCTGGGAAGATTGTGTATTGGCTGCAACATATCTTATTAATTGACTGCCTTCTTCAGTTCTAGCAGGGAAATCTCCATATGAGGTTTTTCATAAGAGAGTACCTAATATGACATACCTAAGAACTATTGGTTGTCTGTGTTTTGCTACAGTGACAGAAAAGGGGGACAAATTTTCTTCTAGAGCCATCACTGCTGTTCATATGGGATACTCAGTATCTCAGAAGGGATACAAACTGTATGACTTAAGGAGAAGGAAGTTCTTTGTTAGTAGAGATGTCATATTCAAGGAAGACATTTTTCCTTTTCAACTGGGGAAGGATGATACACAACAAGATCCTATGTTCTTAGAGCTGAAATCAAAAGAGGAAGACTACTCTTTGCATCAACAACAACTATATATGTTAGGAGAAGGATATGATGCAGTCAACCAAGCTATTGAGCATGGTCATGAAGTGATACAACAAGAGAACAATTTCACAAGAGCTGATCCAGATCATGGTGAACAACTATCAGATGCAGAGGTTGATCATAATATGCAGACACCAGCTAATGAAGTCACTGAGGAAGTTCAAGCTGTACAACTCAGAAGATCCAACAGAGGTTCCAAGCCACCTCTTTGGATGTAATACAATGTGTGCCCAATCAATGGAGCATCATCATCCACCTGTACATATCCAATATCCCACTATGTGAACTATAGTGCCTTGTCAGCTACTTATCAATCTTACTTAACTGCTACCTCACAAGAAATAGAACCTACATCATACACAGAAGCCATGAAGGACCCAAGATGGGTTGAAGCCATGAAGACATAAATGGATGCCTTGGTGCTGAACAATACTTGGGAGATAGTTGATATTCCTACGGGTAAGGTGCCCATTGGGTGCAAATGGATATACAAAATTAAGTACAGATCCAATGGAGAAGTTCAGAGATTCAAGGCAATATTTGTTGCCAAGGGTTACAGCCAACAAGAAGGTCTAGATTATTAGGAGACCTTTTCTCCAGTTGTCAAAATGGTCACAGTGAGGTCAGTCATTACATTGGCTGCTCTGCATCAATGGCCTCTTTTCCAAATGGATGTTTACAATGCATTTCTTCAAGGTGATCTTGAAGAAGAAGTTTACATGCAATTGCCACCTGGTTTCAGCAGCCAAGGGGGGATTTCTAAGGGTTGCAGACTGCTTAAATCACTATATGGACTTAAGCAAGCATCAAGACAATATAACCTGAAACTCACAGAAGCTCTATTAGTAGCACGTTTTATACAAAGCAAACATGATCACTCCTTGTTCATCAAAGAGGAGAATGGAAGACAGGTTATTATACTTGTATATATTGATGACCTTCTAATCACATGCAATGACACTACAATGATTCAAGAAGCAAGATCACACTACACAAGGCTTTCAAGATTAAAGACCTAGGAAACTTGAAATATTTTCTGGGCATTGAGGTTTGCAGGTCTGCAAAAGGAATTCTTTTATGCCAAAGGAAGTATGCTCTAGAAGTTACAGCAGAATTGGGACTGTCTGGTGCCAAGCCTACTATTACAACAATGGAACAAAATAAACAACTTACAACTGTTGAGTATGATGAACATTGTCATCTGGACAATGATCCAACACTAGCAGATGTGAGGAGCTATCAGAGGTTGATTGGAAAGCTTTTATACTTGACCTTGACAAGACCCAATATTGCTTATAGTGTGCAGACTCTAAGTCAATTTATTCAAGCTCCCAAGCAGTCTCATCTTGAAGCAGCATACAGGGTAGTCAGATATGTGAAGAATGAGCCAGGGCTTGGGATTCTTATGAGTGCAATTGGGGACATGACTCTTAGTGCACATTGTGATTCAGACTGAGAAAGTTGTCCTAACTCCAGAAAATCAGTCACTGGGTACCTTGTGAAGTTTGTTGGATCACTAATATCTTGGAAATCTAAGAAGCAAGCCACAATGCAAAGGAGTTCAGCAGAATCTGAGTATAGAAGCATGGCCTTGACTGTGTCTGAGTTGATATGGTTGGTTGGAATGTTCAGAGAATTGGGAATAAAGGTTGCTACTCCAATTCAACTTCATACAGACAGTAAAACAGCCATGCAGATAGCTAACATCCTAGTGTTTCATGAACGAACGAAACATATAGATATAGATTGCCATTTCGTGAGGGAAAAGGTGCAACAGGGATTGATACATCCAACATATGTGCCAACGGAAGAACAGGAAGAAGATTTGCTCACAAAAGGACTAGGAACTACTCAACACTATCATTTGATGTCCAAGCTAGGTGTTCTGAACATTTTTACCACACCTAGCTtgaaggagggggggggggtgtaGAAATTAACACGTAATTAATTCATTTGTACAGCTGTAATAGTTCTTCTTCGATTCTCTCAGTGAGCTTCTTCCACTCAACAATGGTGGATTTCTACAGTAAGAAGGGCTAACCAAGTTAGTGTTATACAAGCGTACGTGTAGGTAGTTATATGCGCTATTACTACCATTACTTTAGATATATATGACTCTTTTCACATGAGATATGTTAGTTTGAGTGTCCATATGAATTACTAAAGAACTTGGTTCTTCACCGTGTTCCTTAAGGGTAAAGCAAACAAGCAATAAAATGAACACAataatttttatatgaaaaatcacccgactcaaaaggtaaaaaaaccacAACCTACCACGTAGGATTTTCAGCTCTAACTCTACTAGAACACTGAGCCAAATGTATCAATTATAAGACTGTAATCAAATACTCTCCAGTACTCCTACTACTCCTATTTGATTCACAAGTTACTCTAACTTGTAAAGCAAAATACTCACACAACTCACTGATTGTTTATGACACTTGATTACAACTCAATTACCTAAAACACATTCACTAGACTGACTCGGGAAGAATACAAGACAAGTACTCAATACAAGTAAACAACTTATGACTCTTTAGTTGATATGTAAAAGGATAGTTAGAAATCCAAAGTCGATCCTATTTAAAACACAACTTGAGATCTTCTAGGAGTCCTATTCATAGCCAGCTTCCTCTTTGATACGACTCCTACTGTTCTAAGGATTCCATATGCTTTTGGACTTTAGTCTGTAACTGAATTATCCATATCTTCTTAAGCAACGACCCTTATTACTTATAGTAGACATCTTCCACCAAACCCGAACCTTGGTAACTTTAAGATAAAGTTAGTGTCTTTTACAGACGTACAAGTATCACTCAGGAGGAGCTGATTCTTTCTCCTAAGGAGCTGGTTCTTCGAAACAGTTAAGCAACTACATTGAGGACTTGGTTCTGTAAACATTTAATCATACTTTTTTAATTATCAATACTCACTAAGGTATTTATCTTAACGCATTGGAGATCGATAATGTAACAAAGAAGATCTTGTAgagttattttcttctattcAAATCGTAACGGGTTATTTTGTACCATTTCTTTAAGCGCTTGTGGAGCAGCATTGGCTATCTGTCTTTAAGTGGTATTAGTATTCACTCTGGAGGGTCAATTGATTTAGTACTTTCATCTAACTGGTTTTTCATCCCAATAGTATCTAATACCTTCACATATTTTCCCACGAAAATGCTTGCCAATATGATTTTTTTAAAATGAGACTAAAAAGATAAATTAGAAGCCATTCATGTAATCTGAAAAACATATATGGCGAAAGTAACATTACAATTACCTTTTCACAAACGGTTCTTCATTAGTTCTTCTTACCAAAACTGGAAAATTTCATAGATTGTGAAAATGGTTTAATAAAGCTTAAAAAATGCTAATATTCCTTTTAGAATGTCCAACCAAACAAGGACGTCCAGCATTTCTTGAACAAATTCAGCAAAGTTGTTAGCTTAGCCGCCCAAAATAATTTAAATAGTAGAAGATAATTTAGAAAAACGAAAGCAGGAAACTTAATTAATTTCTGTATAGTATTATCAGAAGATATGATAAATTAATGCGTAATTGGTGCTTTTGGTTTGTTAAATCACAAAactcatttttcttttatcaagTGGTAAAGCACCAAGTCCACCATTACGTACCCACTCACTACTATAATTGAACGTAACAGCTCATTGGCCCTCAGTTTTCGATCAATCCATATTGAAAAGCATCTTGGACTGTTCATGTACGAAATTAAAACCATTGATAAAGACAGCATAATAACTTTGTTTATGTTATAATTACAAGCCACCACCCTTCCTCTCCTTTTTAAAGAAACTTATACTTGTGGCTGTCCTTTCTTGATTGAAACtatagtactccctccgtttatTCTACTTGTCAactatactaaaaatatatttttatttttatttgtctacTATACTAAATCATgagaaagataatttttttttttttttactattttactcTTATTATTAACTTCTTATCCCCCAGATTATTTTCAAGACTTTTGAAAATACTATCATTATCACgggtaaaattataaaatatatattttatttattttttcttaaagggTGTGCAAAATCAAAAGTGAACAACTAAAaatgaacggagggagtatattaaAAATCAGTATTTTCTCTTACTTTTATTTTTGATTGTTTTGATGTAGGCTGGATCATCCTTTGGCTTAATCTTCTTTTGCATTTCGAAAAGctgatcccccccccccccccctcaagaTTTTAACAAGAGATTGGAAACTTATAGAAGAAAATGTTGAAATTTCTCCATATTGATGTCACTCAATTGATAACAAGTCATATTTGGTTTAATCATATTGATCTTAAAgaccaccaaaggatgtggtgcagtgaATGAGACTATTTTTTCCTTAAtcagaggtctcgagttcgagcccttggtatggaaaaatccttggtagggagcgcttcccACCGAATGGGGCCATACGATGCGCGAATCCAGATATAATCGGGCTCTAATACGGATACCAAACATCGGgtggaaaaccaaaaaaaaaaaaaaattgatcttAGAAACTTATTATCAAGATTCACATATTTATATCTAGCCAAACTTGGAGGGGTAAAAAAACCCATAATAAAAGGATCCTTCATGTATTTAACATAATGTCTTTCACTCTAAAAAATAATCTGTAATTAAGCACAAAAGGATTTTTGATTAACTGATGCAACTAACCATTAAGTCCATAGCTGACCATGGTTGTCGCTATCATAGATTCCACAGTCGGCTATATGGTCGGTTCGAGCAACAATCATTTTGATGGACCCTATTATCATTTTCCTTATTTTTGGTCGGCTGTATATCCTAACCTCAttccttttttcgattttttcaagTTTAAATTCTGTGGTGTATAAATTTTTTTCTCTTGTCAGATTAAATTGACCTATCCTCATTTatttgcacttaatggaggtctgaatcttaattattgaGATCTCAAACATTAAGTGCGTTcgtttttaaagtctgaatcttaattattcagatcttaatcattaagtgttttttttattttacaatCACTTAATGAGTCTGAATAAGTCtctatgattaagatctataacagaaacttaatttcattaagatgctatcacatattcattattaactgccGTCACCGCCtatcattatcaactaccaccatgccGCCACCACCACCTCTGcctccaccaccaccaccaccacaccACCATCATCCTTAATCATAGCCGCCACCATTATCGACCATCACCATCCACTATTCCCACCACTCCGACCACCATCATTCTCCCCTACAATAaacactcatccacctcaactaccacaactgaccacctcatcaccatcaacaaccacaACTGACACTGCCCATCATTATAACCTACCACCACCAACCCACCAACCCACCACCTTCCTCAGTCACAATTACTACCACCACccgccattattaactatcatcaattaccaccaccatcctcaatcataatccACTACAAAAAAAACTGGATTTAGCTACGAACGTCGTTgctaatctgtcgctaaaatgctcgttgctagaagaatcttttgataatccgtcgctaatccgtcgctaaataagattagcgacggatttttctgtttagctacagaTTTTGTCCGTCGCTAAACCCTAGTTTTTTTAGTAGTGATCGCCACCACTACcaatcactactagctactagcatgaaccactatcatcaaccaaaactaccaccaacCACCGCCTCTAATCAGCATTCACCTGTTAACCATCACCACCAACAAAATCATATTTTAAAAAGCTacatattttattgatagaatattagattagttaTTTCATCTGAATTTTaagtttattaattttcaaataaagataactTTTATACATTCaaatgttaaaaatcaaacagtcttaattaTTTCTGTTtagatcttaatacacatcttaatatattcagatgtatattcagattcagatctcttaatcttaatacacatcttgatatttAGATGCATATTTAGATTCAGACGTCTCAATcttaaaaaaatcaaatgaagcCAAGTTTCAAGCTCGACATCATAACCTAAGGATAAATTGATATAGTTGATTAAACTGTATTAATACTACTATAAAGGAGTTGTAATAATTATACATTGCTTGGTTTACTTTTCTATTCTTGTTAAGTTAATCCTAGTATAAAGTTATACACCAATTTTGGTATAACTTAATACCACTATTAATATGGAATACATAATCCATGTATAATCTCTACATAGATAAAGCATCAAAAGGACAAAATTGTCCTTATTTTTTTTCTAGAAGCCTATGAAAATCAAGCATCCAAGGGTATAATGGTAAACTCATTattttttagtttaaaaattaaaaaaatattttaactaatATCTTGCATATCCAATTTTAGTGCAATGCACCTTAAATAACATCGcacatcaattcaagcctaatgaaaatAATGAACCCCGAACTTCTAAAACTAATGCCAAACCATACCAAATCGACtccgaatgaactcaaattttgcacattagtcccaaatgacacaacagacatATTCCAACTCCCAGAGCTACAATCCAAACctgatatcaacaaagtcaactctcgatcaaacctctcaactttccaacttccgtcaattcaagccaaaatgatctacggacctccaaatcaatattaaGACATAcgtcttaagtccaaaatcacataCGAAGCGTGAACAAAACACTCAACAAGAAATAATATTTGTATTACTAATTCATAAAATATAATCCATGTATAACTTAGTTTttgaccaaacgacccctaaaagtTCAAATCCTTATATCAACCAATTCCAACAAAAGGGATTCCATGATATGCCACGTGTCAGCATCCAAACAAATTGGAGGCGCGCCTAAGGGACAATGACAGGTGGTTTCCAGCCCAATGGTTTCCTCTTATTTAGTCCACTATATATATTGAAGTGCCATATAGCTGCTAGGAAATAAACAGAGTCACAATCAATGAAAAcataaaattttaagaagaaaagATAATGCCGATTTCAAAAATTACCCTCGGAAATTTAGCAGAGGCTAGCCAGCCTGATGCTCTCAAGGCTGCACTAGCTGAGTTCATTTCAATGCTCATCTTTGTTTTTGCCGGTGAAGGCTCTGGCATGGCCTTCGGTTAGTCCATGACTTAACTTACATAAACTGACTTATAATTTTTGTTTATACTATTACTAAATTTTAACCTGTAATAATAAATATTGGTACTCTTCACAGGTAAGCTAACAAATGGAGGAGCAGCCACGCCTGCTGGATTGATTTCGGcggctatagcccatgcctttgcCCTTTTTGTGGCAGTTTCAGTAGGAGCAAACATTTCTGGAGGTCATGTAAATCCTGCGGTCACATTTGGTGCTTTCGTGGGAGGTCACATTACCCTTTTCAGGAGTGTTTTGTATTGGATTGCCCAATTGCTTGGATCTGTCGTCGCTTGCGTGCTCCTCAAGTTTGCCACTGGTGGATTGGTAATTAATAAAGAAAATTACTCTCATTTATGTGTTTGTACTGATCAGTTTATTCCTAAAGTTTTACTGATGAAATTACTTAAAAATGATGCAGGAAACATCGGCATTCGCACTCTCAACAGGAGTTACCCCATGGAACGCAGTTGTTTTTGAGATAGTGATGACCTTTGGCCTTGTTTACACCGTCTACGCAACTGCAGTTGATCCTAAGAGGGGCAATTTGGGAATTATTGCCCCAATTGCAATTGGTTTCATTGTGGGTGCCAATATCTTGGCCGGTGGAGCCTTTGATGGTGCATCAATGAACCCTGCTGTGTCTTTTGGTCCAGCAGTGGTTAGCTGGACATGGAACAGCCACTGGGTCTACTGGCTCGGACCATTTGTTGGTGCTGCCACTGCTGCTTTGGTTTATGAAATTATCTTCATTGGTGACAACACTCACGAGCAGCTCCCC encodes the following:
- the LOC104229602 gene encoding aquaporin TIP1-2 is translated as MPISKITLGNLAEASQPDALKAALAEFISMLIFVFAGEGSGMAFGKLTNGGAATPAGLISAAIAHAFALFVAVSVGANISGGHVNPAVTFGAFVGGHITLFRSVLYWIAQLLGSVVACVLLKFATGGLETSAFALSTGVTPWNAVVFEIVMTFGLVYTVYATAVDPKRGNLGIIAPIAIGFIVGANILAGGAFDGASMNPAVSFGPAVVSWTWNSHWVYWLGPFVGAATAALVYEIIFIGDNTHEQLPTADY
- the LOC138871177 gene encoding uncharacterized mitochondrial protein AtMg00240-like, which produces MEQNKQLTTVEYDEHCHLDNDPTLADVRSYQRLIGKLLYLTLTRPNIAYSVQTLSQFIQAPKQSHLEAAYRVVRYVKNEPGLGILMSAIGDMTLSAHCDSD